The following are encoded in a window of Strigops habroptila isolate Jane chromosome 9, bStrHab1.2.pri, whole genome shotgun sequence genomic DNA:
- the LPAR4 gene encoding lysophosphatidic acid receptor 4 yields the protein MGNHSNNHTCLTDDSFKYNLYGAVYSVVFILGLITNCASLFVFCFRMKMRSETAIFMTNLAVSDLLFVFTLPFKIFYNFNRHWPFGDSLCKISGTAFLTNIYGSMLFLTCISVDRFLAIVYPFRSRTIRTRRNSAIVCAGVWILVLSGGISASLFSTTNVSNTSTTCFEGFSKRIWKTYLSKITIFIEVVGFIIPLLLNLTCSSLVLRTLRKPATLSQIGTNKEKVLKMIIVHVAIFVVCFVPYNSILFLYALVRSQAIANCSLERFARTMYPITLCIATMNCCFDPFIYYFTSESFQKSFNIKTQIKMDSLFKTETPLTKTALPAPQDEISDQAITNGGDPTSESHF from the coding sequence ATGGGAAACCACAGCAACAATCATACCTGTTTGACAGATGATTCCTTTAAGTACAACTTGTATGGAGCTGTGTACAGCGTGGTCTTCATCCTTGGTTTGATTACTAACTGTGCCtccctctttgttttctgctttcgGATGAAAATGCGAAGTGAAACAGCCATTTTCATGACAAACTTGGCTgtttcagatttgctttttgtgttcacattgccttttaaaattttttataatttcaacAGGCACTGGCCTTTTGGAGATAGCCTGTGCAAGATCTCCGGTACAGCATTTCTCACTAACATCTATGGGAGCATGCTGTTCCTCACCTGCATTAGTGTTGACCGTTTCCTTGCTATCGTTTATCCATTCCGATCTCGCACCATTAGGACCAGGAGAAATTCTGCCATAGTCTGTGCTGGTGTTTGGATACTGGTCCTCAGCGGTGGAATTTCAGCTTCATTGTTCTCCACAACCAATGTTTCCAACACCAGCACAACCTGTTTTGAAGGTTTTTCCAAACGTATCTGGAAAACCTATCTGTCTAAGATCACTATATTTATTGAAGTGGTAGGATTCATAATTCCTTTGCTACTCAACCTTACATGCTCTTCTTTAGTTCTCAGGACTCTCCGGAAACCTGCCACCTTGTCTCAGATTGGGacaaacaaagagaaagtaTTGAAAATGATCATTGTGCACGTGGCCATTTTTGTTGTGTGCTTTGTGCCTTACAATTCCATACTCTTCTTGTATGCTCTTGTGCGTTCCCAAGCAATAGCAAATTGCTCCTTGGAGAGGTTTGCGAGGACAATGTACCCAATCACACTGTGCATTGCAACAATGAACTGCTGCTTTGACCCATTCATCTATTACTTTACATCAGAATCCTTCCAGAAGTCCTTCAACATAAAGACCCAGATAAAAATGGATTCTCTTTTCAAGACTGAGACACCTTTAACAAAGACTGCACTACCAGCACCACAGGATGAAATAAGTGACCAGGCTATTACAAATGGAGGAGACCCAACATCTGAATCGCATTTCTAG